A DNA window from Aspergillus nidulans FGSC A4 chromosome V contains the following coding sequences:
- a CDS encoding uncharacterized protein (transcript_id=CADANIAT00003795) yields the protein MPPLSHAAVVSNNATELGLEVVCSWPVSGQYGPGTRVLYYVLIAACVFARKEEWVRNACLAGALLFPAIAALHGIVLAAVHVDAMLDRDPHRAPNRENVGHILQRSASAHSFPVDRSHSSWAKPSKCTHDDNGNPVLSDPARFPYEAASCGLRCSAQEGPFSPIRVGSADEIYVIPSPHRLTFGTATLLAAACCVPAVVSLLYFWSLVLRDTWNNRFGESTDTDRRNEVIEGTNGATEGKMLQINSLVRTVLSTVEAPVFAAAVLAILVLGERNFFSHPVNFGTEPIASIGQWAPIVGTGFAIFGSLYLFLTDDGEKPSSACKCTCHNAQGPSSRGTDPAASTNSSELAHCEITVVASPEPAHTHPTQEEARDFGYRRSIGRALKRLADTISIAAHDRLTDYDFKQGPALDFPEIPAEEQRNSELPQIRDQYNLKRDSTASRTLSRVGSTVSTASWRDGERSSTTSHGISPRSSRQSTRSRSPSPLPSPSRRDDESCTFPGSHDGSPSSSDPPILNTRRRQNTLEVPPHHGPVRRSSSISSASSSNFTMAGNLQSPTIVVSADDDVSPVFPRPGSPEPKQEVPPHASRHGRRFTS from the exons ATGCCGCCTCTTTCtcatgctgctgttgtttcGAATAATGCCACCGAGCTAGGCCTCGAGGTGGTTTGCTCGTGGCCGGTCTCTGGCCAGTATGGCCCCGGCACCAGGGTGCT ATACTACGTCCTGATCGCGGCCTGCGTCTTTGCGCGCAAGGAAGAATGGGTGAGGAATGCCTGTCTGGCCGGTGCATTGCTCTTCCCGGCCATTGCCGCCCTTCATGGCATAGTCCTCGCTGCCGTTCATGTTGATG CTATGCTCGATCGGGATCCTCACCGCGCCCCTAACCGCGAGAATGTCGGGCACATACTTCAAAGATCCGCGTCGGCACATTCTTTTCCTGTGGACAGGTCTCATTCTAGCTG GGCCAAGCCCTCAAAGTGCACCCATGATGACAACGGCAACCCTGTCCTTTCAGATCCAGCGCGGTTCCCCTACGAGGCTGCTTCCTGCGGTCTACGCTGTTCTGCCCAAGAGGGCCCCTTCTCGCCCATCCGCGTCGGCTCGGCCGACGAGATCTACGTGATCCCTTCACCGCACCGGCTTACCTTTGGGACGGCGACCCTGTTGGCAGCGGCCTGCTGCGTCCCCGCTGTCGTTTCGCTGCTGTACTTCTGGTCGCTGGTGCTTCGAGACACGTGGAATAACCGGTTTGGCGAGAGCACTGATACTGATCGACGAAACGAGGTCATCGAGGGTACCAATGGGGCTACGGAAGGGAAGATGCTGCAGATCAACAGCTTGGTACGCACCGTTCTTAGTACGGTAGAAGCTCCGGTATTTGCGGCTGCAGtccttgccattcttgtTCTCGGCGAACGGAATTTCTTCAGTCACCCCGTGAATTTTGGAACGGAGCCGATAGCCAGTATAGGGCAGTGGGCGCCGATTGTAGGTACGGGCTTTGCGATATTCGGGTCGCTgtacctcttcctcaccgaCGACGGCGAGAAACCGTCTTCAGCCTGCAAGTGCACTTGCCATAACGCCCAAGGACCAAGTTCACGCGGCACAGACCCAGCAGCGTCCACAAACAGCAGCGAGTTAGCCCATTGTGAGATAACGGTCGTAGCTAGCCCTGAACCCGCACATACCCATCCTACCCAAGAGGAGGCCCGCGACTTTGGCTACCGGCGCAGCATCGGACGAGCTCTCAAGCGCCTGGCAGACACGATCAGCATTGCCGCTCACGACCGTCTCACCGACTATGACTTCAAACAAGGCCCGGCCCTTGACTTTCCCGAGATACCagcggaggagcagcggAACAGTGAGCTACCGCAGATCCGTGATCAGTATAACCTGAAGCGAGACTCCACTGCCAGCCGCACCCTCTCAAGGGTTGGCTCAACTGTCAGCACAGCTTCCTGGAGGGATGGCGAGCGAAGTTCAACGACGTCTCACGGCATCTCTCCGCGCTCGTCCAGACAGTCTACGCGGTCGCGATCCCCTTCGCCCTTGCCCTCTCCGTCTCGAAGAGACGATGAATCCTGCACCTTTCCGGGCTCGCACGAtggctctccttcctcaagcGATCCTcctatcctcaacacccgTAGGCGTCAGAACACCCTAGAGGTCCCACCCCACCATGGTCCGGTGAGACGCAGTTCGTCAATATCGTCAGCCTCAAGCTCCAACTTCACAATGGCTGGAAATCTACAATCGCCTACCATCGTGGTCTCAGCAGACGACGACGTTTCTCCTGTCTTCCCTAGACCTGGTTCTCCAGAGCCAAAACAAGAGGTCCCGCCTCACGCGTCCCGTCACGGACGGCGGTTCACTTCGTAA